A part of Ursus arctos isolate Adak ecotype North America chromosome X, UrsArc2.0, whole genome shotgun sequence genomic DNA contains:
- the DGAT2L6 gene encoding diacylglycerol O-acyltransferase 2-like protein 6: MAFLSRLDLQECLQTLSVLQWIPVYIFLGAIPVFLIPYFLVFTKFWILSVLALAWLAYDWNTHSQGGRRSAWVRNWTLWKYFQNYFPIKLVKTHDLSPKHNYIIANHPHGIVSYGVFINFATEATGFARIFPAITPSVGTLEWIFWIPIVRDYVMSMGVCPVSGLALKYLLTQKGSGNAVVIVTGGAAEALLCRPGASTIYLKERKGFVKLALKTGAYLVPSYSFGENEVHNQETFPEGTWIRFFQKTFQATFKKILGLNFCTFHGRGLTRESWGFLPFNRPITTVVGEPLPIPKINRPDKKTVDKYHALYIGALRKLFDQHKVQYGLLETQELTII, encoded by the exons GAGCGATTCCCGTTTTTCTTATACCCTATTTTCTGGTGTTCACTAAATTCTGGATCTTGTCTGTGCTTGCCTTAGCCTGGCTTGCCTATGATTGGAATACCCACAGTCAAG GTGGTAGGCGTTCAGCTTGGGTACGAAATTGGACCCTCTGgaagtattttcaaaattatttcccaATAAAG CTGGTGAAGACTCATGACCTCTCTCCCAAACACAACTATATCATTGCCAATCACCCCCATGGCATTGTCTCTTATGGTGTGTTCATCAATTTTGCTACTGAGGCCACTGGCTTTGCTCGGATTTTCCCAGCCATCACTCCTTCCGTAGGGACCTTGGAATGGATCTTCTGGATCCCAATTGTGAGAGACTATGTGATGTCAATGG GTGTGTGCCCAGTGAGTGGCTTGGCCTTGAAGTATTTGCTGACCCAGAAAGGCTCAGGCAATGCTGTGGTTATTGTGACAGGTGGAGCTGCTGAAGCCCTCTTGTGCCGGCCAGGAGCCTCTACCATCTACCTTAAAGAACGTAAAGGTTTTGTGAAGTTGGCACTGAAGACAGG AGCATACCTTGTCCCTTCCTATTCATTTGGAGAGAACGAGGTTCACAATCAAGAGACCTTCCCTGAGGGCACATGGATAAGGTTCTTCCAAAAAACCTTCCAGGCCACATTCAAAAAAATCCTGGGACTAAATTTTTGTACTTTCCATGGCCGGGGCCTCACCCGAGAGTCCTGGGGCTTCCTTCCTTTCAATCGGCCCATTACCACTGTTG TCGGGGAGCCCCTGCCAATCCCCAAGATTAACAGGCCAGACAAGAAGACAGTGGACAAGTACCATGCACTCTACATCGGTGCCCTGCGCAAGCTGTTTGACCAGCACAAAGTTCAGTATGGCCTTCTTGAGACCCAGGAGCTGACAATCATATAA